A single genomic interval of Gossypium raimondii isolate GPD5lz chromosome 11, ASM2569854v1, whole genome shotgun sequence harbors:
- the LOC105801960 gene encoding uncharacterized protein LOC105801960 isoform X1: MDYDDNDFQSPNLHLAGEGNNKFPPVLRPYALSKFDFDDNLHGRLRFDSLVETEAFLGIESGEDNQWIEDFSRGSSGIAFSSSAAEPCSISRHNNVWSEAASSESVEMLLKSVGQDESVIGQSISKDSDACDELGGIIRKMEPSLEHGDSGLSKVGLQPALQTGEIPGKLSGLEGDVLGDHGDVAQTHKFDPSVDGALKAPNIRNTDISERERSKDGEEIVVNENQVEVSVDEFVDNREQVDNFASGSQTDIVIPSVKNTCASSKDSDASDEQGGIIKQMEPSLKHGDCGLSEVDGGLQPALQTGEIPGKFSGLKGDVSGDHLLVEDVSQSHEFEPSIDRALEVPNMRNTDLPERDESKDGEQIVANQNQVEASVDQLVDNREQADKFASGSQVDTVIPSVQNTRSSSAFLESQDKIPFKNDVIDETVVSLARENVDSSQEVHIDSENLIGNAGASVTLHVQKHSALDIQSKEEGHAIGNIIPTVGKPSDRILKENSDLHMVEGCSEALGVESPPRTGISKDIVLSVGKLHNISPMPFVGDTNLKEKESETSNTDAQISVSRESKLDNLDSMVQVACDAIEKDLSESHCHSDSKILSSKPEKYLLSVQDVKGSKGEGDGAHNTLGAERTRIDEEFTVSEHNDDYKFDQSVSAAAKQNTQLPSDCSKTDHGEGGSPVVIKGVDSSSFGTGDNVAISGKSVDCVLLPYGKSLPSAAVFDQKEVQVSSPEASLSIMKSTEMKTVKGAPCETGEQSSCKKVDQSLSSEDTSNAVGQSGDQTVHGVSLEAVKNMHAPSNVSDSIVRETDGAEAEVVSKRGSSVSSGAVSIQDNNKTLTNSEPSTSKELSHNADQNHPEDGDHKLPSEQISGQIVVHHADGDHVKTHNSTFPSAPSSESQTKIHIMECGSSSADLDNPSCGSPILVRISEQPESEIGTPTVKGSKDLGASVSGVTNGEGNKEMSISQDTKGHVASSGDGSFTFEVSPLASLSEKAAGKNWQPFSTVQHDKTSSVVERIPSTSKRENLGGGSKGTSERKTRRAGSKSTGKEAAKKGVVAKDTTPARQSERSGRTSNVSLSKSEIGQLVKSNEMQYLGHMEVFNQPFTDLQQVQLRSQIFVYGALIQGIAPDEAYMISAFGGPDGGRTIWEKAWQACMDRVHCKKSLVSPETPLQTHIGAKTPDQSIKQNALQTKTTSSPASQSNSRGTSTTIVKPMIPLSSPLWTIPTPSSDALQPASIPRGAVADYQQALSPLHTPPIRNFVGHNAPWMSQSPFRGPWVPQSSAFDNNTHFPVLPITEAVNLTPVREASVPNSSIMKQVSTVPMVQSGSPANVLAGTPLLDNKNATFRTGQHSADPKPRKRKISTVSEDHGQIILHSQTETLLDTVVNSHASTPAAITTPAAIVSKLATDKFITSVSTDYLEKGDRDSDPKATLSEETLGKLKEAQKQAEVAAALAAAAVSHSQEIWNQLDKQKNTGLAPDVETKLTSAAVAIAAAAAVAKAAAAAANVASNAALQAKMMADEVLVPSGCRDPIPINALSSDSVKKLGRATTASILRGEDASTSSNSVIVAAKEASKRRVEAASAASKQAENMDAVVKAAELAAEAVSQAGKIVMGEPFPLTELVEAGPEAYWKVSHASPEPNAAIREHLDKGGNVEAPGSVVGHSEEVPTDKNENQSNNHEISLVLREMARDSVQDHSRLTDGILGSAATSGNDKKGQKGRKASDIAKSKEVSTNTEHGKAKETSNDNNVKEGSHVEVLRDGDGGGLKVAWFPADILELKDGKAYVCYNELRSEDGDRLKEWVEVEGEGDRAPWIRSARPITAMPFEGTRKRRRAAMGDYNWSTGDRVDAWIQDSWWEGVVNEKSKKDETSFTIHFPAQGETSVVKAWLLRPSLMWKDGNWVEWSCCGDNDGSSHEGDTPLEKRPRIGSPVIQNKEDSTKCFDSKESEKPDNTRLLDLTAGEKIFNIGKSTRDESKPGSLRMKRSGLKKEGSRVIFGVPKPGKKRKFMEVSKHYVADRSSRTLGTSDSAKFTKYSMPRGSEPGTKNKTEPKEKRNVISKPKVLKSGKPPSVSSRTIPQKDSLSSIVGSEPDDAVTADVSKFKDSASGAENISGEHNLELRSSSSDGAAEGQVLFSCAALPSDAPPEKASTSNAKSESISKGKLAPVSGKLAKVEEEMKIVSEAVEPRRSNRKIQPTSRLLEGIQSSLIISKVPVSHDKGQKGQSRSTRGSNQG; the protein is encoded by the exons ATGGATTATGATGACAATGATTTCCAAAGCCCAAATCTTCATTTAGCTGGCGAAGGGAACAATAAATTTCCTCCTGTTTTACGCCCGTATGCTCTCtccaaatttgattttgatgataACCTTCATGGACGCTTAAGATTTGATAGTTTGGTTGAAACTGAAGCTTTTCTTGGCATTGAAAGCGGTGAAGATAATCAGTGGATTGAAGATTTTTCACGGGGGAGTAGTGGGATTGCATTTAGTTCAAGTGCAGCTGAGCCTTGTTCAATTTCTAGGCACAACAATGTCTGGTCTGAGGCTGCCTCTTCTGAATCAGTTGAAATGCTATTAAAATCTGTAGGACAGGACGAAAGTGTTATTGGTCAATCTATTAGTAAGGATTCAGATGCCTGTGATGAACTGGGTGGCATAATAAGGAAGATGGAGCCTAGTTTGGAACATGGAGATAGTGGTCTTTCTAAAGTAGGCTTACAGCCTGCCTTACAGACAGGTGAGATTCCAGGAAAATTATCTGGGTTGGAAGGTGATGTGTTGGGAGATCATGGCGATGTCGCtcaaacacataaatttgaCCCCTCTGTTGATGGGGCATTGAAAGCTCCAAATATAAGAAATACTGACATATCTGAGAGAGAGAGGTCTAAAGATGGTGAAGAAATTGTTGTTAATGAGAATCAAGTGGAAGTTTCGGTTGATGAATTTGTGGATAACAGGGAACAGGTAGATAACTTTGCTTCTGGGTCTCAAACTGATATTGTGATTCCCTCTGTGAAAAACACCTGTGCCAGTAGTAAGGATTCAGATGCCAGTGATGAACAAGGCGGCATAATAAAGCAGATGGAACCTAGTTTGAAACATGGAGATTGTGGTCTTTCTGAAGTAGACGGCGGCTTACAGCCTGCCTTACAGACAGGTGAGATTCCAGGAAAGTTTTCTGGGTTGAAAGGTGATGTATCAGGAGATCATTTGTTGGTTGAAGATGTTTCTCAATCACATGAATTTGAGCCCTCTATTGATAGGGCATTGGAAGTTCCAAACATGAGAAATACTGACTTACCTGAGAGAGATGAGTCTAAAGATGGTGAACAAATTGTtgctaatcaaaatcaagtggAAGCTTCGGTTGATCAATTAGTGGATAACAGGGAACAGGCAGATAAATTTGCTTCTGGGTCACAAGTTGATACTGTGATTCCCTCTGTGCAAAACACCCGTTCTAGTAGTGCATTTTTAGAGAGTCAAGATAAGATACCTTTTAAAAATGATGTCATTGATGAAACTGTTGTCAGTTTAGCAAGGGAAAATGTTGATTCAAGCCAAGAAGTTCACATTGATAGTGAGAACTTGATTGGAAATGCAGGTGCAAGTGTTACCTTGCATGTGCAGAAGCATTCGGCCTTGGACATTCAATCTAAGGAAGAAGGACATGCTATTGGAAATATTATACCTACTGTGGGCAAGCCATCTGATAGGATATTGAAAGAGAATTCTGACCTCCATATGGTGGAAGGGTGCAGCGAGGCCTTGGGTGTAGAAAGTCCTCCTCGAACTGGCATATCCAAAGATATTGTCTTGTCTGTAGGAAAATTACATAACATATCACCAATGCCCTTTGTTGGTGATACTAACCTTAAGGAGAAGGAAAGCGAAACCAGCAATACTGATGCTCAAATTTCTGTGAGTCGAGAGTCAAAGTTGGATAACTTGGATTCGATGGTGCAGGTAGCATGTGATGCCATTGAGAAAGATTTGTCAGAAAGTCATTGCCACTCTGATTCAAAAATCTTGAGCAGCAAGCCTGAGAAATATTTGTTGTCAGTGCAAGATGTTAAAGGTTCTAAGGGTGAAGGTGATGGTGCCCACAATACTTTGGGAGCAGAACGTACGAGAATAGATGAGGAATTTACAGTCTCTGAACATAATGATGATTATAAATTTGATCAGAGTGTTTCAGCTGCTGCAAAGCAGAACACCCAATTGCCTTCTGATTGTAGTAAAACAGATCACGGGGAGGGTGGGTCTCCGGTTGTAATAAAGGGAGTTGATTCCTCTTCCTTTGGCACAGGTGACAATGTTGCCATCAGTGGGAAGTCAg TGGATTGTGTTCTTTTGCCTTATGGTAAGAGTCTCCCTTCTGCTGCTGTTTTTGATCAGAAAGAGGTTCAAGTGTCATCTCCAGAGGCAAGTCTCTCAATTATGAAGAGTACTGAAATGAAAACAGTAAAAGGTGCACCTTGTGAGACTGGTGAACAGTCCTCTTGTAAGAAAGTTGATCAGTCCTTGTCAAGTGAGGATACCTCTAATGCTGTCGGCCAAAGTGGGGACCAGACAGTTCATGGTGTCAGTTTGGAGGCTGTAAAGAATATGCATGCACCTTCTAATGTCTCTGATTCAATTGTGAGAGAGACTGATGGTGCCGAAGCTGAAGTTGTTTCCAAAAGGGGTTCTTCAGTATCTTCAG GTGCCGTATCAATTCAAGATAATAACAAAACATTAACAAATTCAGAGCCTTCAACTTCAAAGGAACTGTCCCATAACGCTGACCAAAATCATCCTGAAGATGGTGACCACAAATTACCTTCTGAACAGATCAGTGGTCAAATTGTTGTGCATCATGCTGATG GTGATCATGTGAAGACACATAATAGTACCTTTCCTTCTGCACCTTCATCCGAATCTCAAACTAAGATTCACATAATGGAATGTGGAAGTAGTAGTGCTGATCTAGACAATCCTTCCTGTGGATCTCCAATTCTCGTTAGAATTTCTGAGCAGCCAGAGAGTGAAATCGGAACACCTACTGTGAAAGGATCCAAAGATCTGGGTGCTTCAGTGTCTGGGGTCACTAATGGGGAAGGAAATAAAGAGATGTCTATTTCTCAGGATACTAAAGGACATGTTGCATCTTCAGGAGATGGAAGTTTCACCTTCGAGGTATCTCCATTGGCAAGTTTGTCTGAAAAAGCAGCTGGCAAGAATTGGCAACCTTTTTCTACTGTTCAACATGACAAAACATCCTCT GTTGTTGAGCGAATTCCATCAACCTCTAAAAGGGAAAATTTGGGTGGTGGCTCCAAGGGGACTTCTGAGCGTAAAACAAGGCGAGCTGGTAGTAAGAGCACAGGAAAGGAAGCTGCTAAAAAGGGTGTTGTTGCAAAAGATACAACTCCTGCAAGACAATCAGAAAGAAGTGGTAGAACGAGTAATGTGTCACTCAGTAAATCTGAAATTGGCCAGCTTGTGAAATCCAATGAGATGCAGTACTTGGGACACATGGAAG TGTTTAACCAGCCTTTTACAGACTTGCAACAAGTTCAATTACGTTCTCAGATTTTTGTATATGGTGCTCTGAT TCAAGGAATTGCACCTGATGAAGCTTATATGATATCAGCATTTGGGGGACCTG ATGGTGGAAGAACCATATGGGAGAAAGCTTGGCAAGCATGTATGGACAGGGTACATTGTAAAAAATCTCTTGTTAGCCCTGAAACTCCGTTGCAGACACATATAG GTGCTAAAACTCCCGatcaatcaatcaaacaaaatgCACTTCAGACTAAGACTACATCCTCACCTGCCAGTCAGTCCAACAGCAGGGGTACTTCAACAACAATTGTAAAGCCAATGATCCCACTTTCCTCACCGCTTTGGACTATTCCTACACCTTCCAGTGACGCCCTTCAACCAGCTAGTATTCCAAGAGGTGCAGTTGCGGACTATCAGCAGGCACTTTCTCCGTTGCATACTCCACCTATAAGGAATTTCGTTGGACATAATGCTCCTTGGATGTCCCAATCCCCTTTTCGTGGCCCCTGGGTTCCACAGAGTTCTGCATTTGATAACAATACCCATTTTCCTGTACTTCCTATCACAGAAGCAGTTAATTTAACTCCTGTAAGAGAAGCATCTGTGCCTAATTCTTCCATCATGAAACAGGTTTCAACAGTTCCTATGGTCCAGAGTGGTAGTCCTGCCAATGTCCTTGCAGGGACTCCCCTGCTTGACAACAAAAATGCAACATTTAGAACTGGTCAGCATTCTGCTGATCCAAAGcctaggaaaagaaaaatatctacAGTTTCTGAGGACCATGGGCAGATTATACTGCATTCTCAAACAGAGACTCTTTTGGATACTGTTGTGAATAGTCATGCCTCTACGCCTGCTGCTATTACAACCCCTGCTGCCATTGTTTCAAAGTTGGCCACTGACAAATTTATTACGTCTGTCTCTACTGATTATCTTGAAAAGGGTGACAGAGATTCAGATCCGAAGGCTACTTTGTCTGAAGAGACCCTTGGTAAACTCAAAGAGGCTCAGAAGCAGGCGGAGGTTGCTGCTGCCcttgctgctgctgctgttaGTCACAGTCAAGAAATATGGAATCAGTTGGACAAGCAAAAAAATACTGGGTTGGCACCAGATGTTGAAACTAAGCTGACTTCTGCAGCAGTTGCCATAGCAGCAGCGGCTGCTGTTGCAAAGGCTGCAGCTGCGGCTGCCAATGTTGCCTCAAATGCTGCCCTACAAGCAAAAATGATGGCTGATGAGGTGTTGGTTCCTAGTGGCTGCAGAGATCCTATTCCAATTAATGCTCTGTCTTCTGATAGTGTGAAGAAGCTTGGCAGGGCAACTACTGCATCCATCTTGAGGGGTGAAGATGCTTCTACTAGTTCAAATTCTGTTATTGTTGCTGCAAAGGAAGCTTCTAAAAGgagggtggaagctgcttcagcTGCCTCAAAGCAAGCTGAAAACATGGATGCCGTTGTTAAAGCTGCTGAGCTGGCAGCCGAAGCAGTATCTCAGGCTGGAAAAATTGTTATGGGGGAGCCTTTCCCATTGACTGAATTGGTAGAAGCTGGTCCAGAGGCATACTGGAAAGTATCCCATGCATCTCCTGAGCCAAATGCTGCTATCAGAGAACACTTAGACAAAGGTGGTAATGTGGAGGCTCCTGGTTCAGTTGTCGGGCATTCAGAAGAGGTTCCCACAGATAAGAACGAAAACCAAAGTAATAACCATGAAATATCACTGGTTCTTAGAGAGATGGCCAGAGATTCCGTGCAGGATCATTCCAGGTTGACAGATGGCATTTTGGGTTCTGCTGCAACAAGTGGAAATGACAAAAAGGGACAAAAGGGTCGCAAAGCTTCAGATATTGCCAAAAGTAAAGAGGTGTCCACTAATACTGAACATGGGAAAGCAAAGGAAACTTCTAATGATAACAATGTGAAGGAAGGTTCCCATGTTGAG GTATTGAGAGATGGAGATGGAGGTGGCTTGAAAGTAGCATGGTTCCCTGCTGATATTCTGGAGTTGAAAGATGGCAAAGCTTATGTGTGTTACAATGAACTTCGATCAGAGG ATGGTGATAGGCTAAAGGAATGGGTGGAGGTTGAAGGTGAAGGGGATAGAGCACCCTGGATACGCAGTGCTCGTCCTATTACAGCCATGCCTTTTGAAGGAACGAGGAAGAGACGCAGGGCTGCCATGGGGGACTATAATTGGTCCACTGGAGATAGGGTTGATGCATGGATACAAGATAG ctGGTGGGAGGGAGTTGTCAATGAGAAGAGCAAGAAAGATGAAACATCATTTACCATCCATTTTCCTG CTCAAGGAGAAACATCTGTGGTCAAAGCATGGCTTCTTCGTCCTTCTCTGATGTGGAAGGATGGTAATTGGGTTGAATGGTCCTGTTGTGGGGATAATGATGGCTCTTCCCACGAG GGTGATACCCCACTGGAAAAGCGACCAAGGATAGGCAGTCCTGTGATACAGAACAAAGAGGATAGTACTAAATGTTTTGACAGTAAGGAATCTGAGAAACCTGACAACACAAGATTGCTGGATTTAACTGCtggtgaaaaaatatttaatatcgGTAAAAGCACCAGAGACGAGAGTAAGCCTGGTTCACTCAGAATGAAACGTTCTGGTTTAAAGAAAGAAGGATCAAGGGTTATTTTTGGTGTTCCTAAGccaggaaagaaaagaaagtttatGGAAGTAAGCAAACATTATGTTGCGGATCGGAGCAGTAGAACTCTTGGAACAAGTGATTCAGCTAAATTTACGAAGTATTCAATGCCTCGGGGATCTGAGCCtggaacaaaaaataaaactgaaccgaaggaaaaaagaaatgtTATATCCAAGCCTAAGGTTCTCAAGTCTGGAAAACCACCTAGTGTTTCCAGTAGAACTATTCCTCAGAAGGACAGCTTATCAAGCATTGTGGGTTCTGAACCTGATGATGCTGTCACTGCAGATGTATCAAAATTCAAGGATTCTGCTAGCGGTGCTGAGAATATATCAGGAGAGCATAACTTGGAGTTGAGATCTTCAAGTTCTGATGGAGCTGCAGAGGGCCAGGTTTTATTTTCTTGTGCTGCTCTCCCATCAGATGCACCCCCCGAGAAAGCTTCCACATCAAATGCTAAATCCGAATCTATTAGTAAAGGGAAACTGGCACCAGTTTCTGGGAAGTTGGCTAAAGTTGAGGAGGAAATGAAAATTGTATCTGAAGCTGTTGAACCTCGTAGATCTAATCGGAAGATTCAGCCAACATCAAGA CTCTTGGAAGGTATACAAAGCTCATTGATCATCTCAAAAGTTCCAGTTTCACATGACAAAGGTCAGAAAGGTCAAAGCAGGAGTACTAGAG GAAGTAACCAAGGTTGA